The Chrysemys picta bellii isolate R12L10 chromosome 5, ASM1138683v2, whole genome shotgun sequence genome includes a window with the following:
- the LOC101951452 gene encoding claudin-22-like, with amino-acid sequence MALVYRTVMQLSGILFSLLGWVLSCLTTYLPQWKNLNLELNELEIWTMGLWQACVVQEEGGMQCKDFDSFLALPPELRISRILMFVSNGLGLLGLVLSGFGLDCLKIGERQQELKKRLLLLGGTLFWISGITAIVPVSWVAHTTVQEFWDENIPDIVPRWDFGEALFVGWFAGFCLILGGSLLNCTVCSTEVHPSSVHYTVAEMQDHCQHLETENSPENLGV; translated from the coding sequence ATGGCTTTAGTCTACAGAACTGTGATGCAATTAAGTGGCATTTTATTCTCTCTGTTGGGATGGGTTCTATCCTGTCTCACTACCTATTTACCTCAGTGGAAAAATCTCAATTTAGAATTAAATGAATTGGAGATCTGGACCATGGGACTCTGGCAAGCTTGTGTTGTCCAAGAGGAAGGGGGAATGCAATGTAaggattttgattctttcttagCTTTGCCTCCAGAGCTTAGGATTTCTAGGATTTTGATGTTTGTTTCAAATGGATTAGGACTTTTGGGCCTCGTGCTTTCAGGTTTTGGGTTGGACTGTTTGAAGATCGGTGAAAGACAACAGGAACTAAAGAAACGGCTATTACTGCTTGGAGGAACACTCTTCTGGATATCAGGAATTACAGCCATAGTCCCAGTTTCTTGGGTTGCTCACACTACAGTCCAGGAATTTTGGGATGAGAATATCCCAGATATTGTTCCCAGGTGGGATTTTGGGGAAGCACTATTTGTTGGCTGGTTTGCTGGATTTTGTCTTATACTAGGAGGGTCACTACTTAATTGCACTGTCTGTTCAACTGAAGTCCATCCATCCTCAGTCCATTACACAGTAGCAGAAATGCAAGATCACTGTCAACACTTGGAAACTGAAAATAGTCCTGAAAATCTAGGAGTTTAA